In Falco cherrug isolate bFalChe1 chromosome 5, bFalChe1.pri, whole genome shotgun sequence, one DNA window encodes the following:
- the MAPK12 gene encoding mitogen-activated protein kinase 12, with amino-acid sequence MSSPKNGFYRQEITKTLWEVRDRYRDLQPVGSGAYGAVCSAVDGRSGTKVAIKKLYRPFQSELFAKRAYRELRLLKHMKHENVIGILDVFTPDVTLEKFNDFYLVMPFMGTDLSKIMKHEKLTEDRIQFLVYQMLKGLKYIHSSGIIHRDLKPGNLAVNEDCELKILDFGLARHTDSEMTGYVVTRWYRAPEVILNWMHYTQTVDIWSVGCIMAEMITGRPLFKGNDHLDQLTEIMKITGTPTQDFVQKLHSQDAKNYIKSLPKVQKKDFASILKYANPLAVNLLEKMLVLDAEKRVTAAEALMHPYFEPIHDPEEEIEAEKYDDTFDNMDLPLDEWKRITYKEILNFKPPQALESKETAV; translated from the exons ATGTCCTCCCCCAAGAACGGCTTCTACCGGCAGGAGATCACCAAGACCCTCTGGGAAGTGCGGGACCGCTACCGGGACCTGCAGCCGGTGGGGTCCGGCGCCTACGGAGCCGTCTG CTCAGCCGTCGATGGAAGGAGCGGTACCAAAGTGGCCATTAAGAAACTGTACCGCCCGTTTCAGTCCGAGCTCTTTGCCAAACGAGCCTACCGAGAGCTGCGCCTCCTGAAACACATGAAGCACGAAAAC GTCATTGGAATATTGGATGTGTTCACACCAGATGTAACACTGGAGAAGTTTAATGACTT ctACCTTGTCATGCCATTTATGGGAACAGACTTGAGTAAGATCATGAAGCATGAGAAACTAACCGAAGACCGAATCCAGTTCCTAGTATATCAGATGTTGAAAGGCTTAAAG TATATTCACTCATCAGGCATAATTCACAGG GATCTAAAGCCTGGAAACTTGGCAGTAAATGAAGACTGTGAATTGAAG ATTCTGGATTTCGGATTGGCAAGACATACAGACAGTGAGATGACCGGTTATGTGGTTACAAGGTGGTACAGAGCCCCAGAGGTCATACTTAACTGGATGCATTACACACAAACAG ttgacaTCTGGTCTGTGGGCTGTATAATGGCTGAGATGATAACAGGGAGGCCTCTGTTCAAAGGAAATGATC ATCTGGACCAActcacagaaataatgaaaataacgGGTACACCTACTCAAGATTTTGTTCAAAAACTGCACAGTCAAGAC GCAAAAAACTATATCAAAAGCCTTCCAAAAGTccagaaaaaagattttgcatCCATCTTGAAGTATGCGAATCCTTTGG CTGTAAACCTTTTGGAGAAGATGCTGGTGCTGGATGCAGAGAAGCGAGTCACAGCAGCTGAGGCTTTGATGCATCCATACTTTGAACCAATTCATGATCCTGAGGAAGAAATTGAAGCTGAGAAATATGATGACACGTTTGATAATATGGATCTTCCACTAGATGAATGGAAGC GCATTACATATAAAGAGATACTGAACTTCAAACCACCACAGGCATTGGAGTCAAAGGAGACAGCAGTGTAA